One genomic region from Prionailurus bengalensis isolate Pbe53 chromosome C1, Fcat_Pben_1.1_paternal_pri, whole genome shotgun sequence encodes:
- the PRPF38B gene encoding pre-mRNA-splicing factor 38B → MANNSPALTGNSQPQHQAAAAAAQQQQQQCGGGGATKPAVSGKQGNVLPLWGNEKTMNLNPMILTNILSSPYFKVQLYELKTYHEVVDEIYFKVTHVEPWEKGSRKTAGQTGMCGGVRGVGTGGIVSTAFCLLYKLFTLKLTRKQVMGLITHTDSPYIRALGFMYIRYTQPPTDLWDWFESFLDDEEDLDVKAGGGCVMTIGEMLRSFLTKLEWFSTLFPRIPVPVQKNIDQQIKTRPRKIKKDGKEGAEEIDRHVERRRSRSPRRSLSPRRSPRRSRSRSHHREGHGSSSFDRELEREKERQRLEREAKEREKERRRSRSIDRGLERRRSSRSRERHRSRSRSRDRKGDRRDRDREREKENDRGRRRDRDYDKERGNDREKERERSRERSKERRSRGEVEEKKHKEDKDDRRHRDDKKDSKKEKKHSRSRSRERKHRSRSRSRNAGKRSRSRSKEKSSKHKNESKEKSNKRSRSGSQGRTDSVEKSRKREHSPSKEKSRKRSRSKERSHKRDHSDSKDQSDKHDRRRSQSIEPESQEKQHKNKDETV, encoded by the exons ATGGCTAACAACAGCCCCGCGCTGACAGGCAACTCGCAGCCGCAGCACCAGGCGGCCGCAGCCGcggcccagcagcagcagcagcagtgcgGCGGCGGTGGCGCCACCAAGCCGGCGGTCTCGGGCAAACAGGGAAATGTGCTGCCGCTGTGGGGCAACGAGAAGACTATGAACCTCAACCCCATGATCTTGACCAATATCCTGTCGTCGCCTTATTTCAAAGTGCAGCTCTACGAGCTCAAGACCTACCACGAGGTGGTGGACGAGATCTACTTTAAG GTCACACATGTTGAACcatgggagaaaggaagcaggaaaacagCGGGCCAAACAGGGATGTGCGGAGGG GTTCGAGGTGTTGGAACAGGAGGAATAGTTTCTACAGCTTTCTGCCTGTTATACAAATTATTTACCCTGAAGTTAACTCGCAAGCAGGTGATGGGTCTCATAACACACACGGACTCTCCATATATTAGAGCTCTTGGATTTATGTATATAAG GTACACACAGCCCCCTACAGATCTATGGGACTGGTTTGAATCCTTCCTTGATGATGAAGAG GACCTAGATGTGAAGGCTGGTGGAGGCTGTGTAATGACCATTGGAGAAATGCTACGGTCTTTTCTCACAAAGCTGGAGTGGTTTTCTACCCTGTTTCCAAGAATTCCAGTTCCAGTTCAGAAGAATATTGATCAACAGATTAAAACTCGGCCTAGAAAAATCAaaaaagatgggaaggaaggCGCTGAGGAAATAGACAGACATGTTGAACGCAGGCGTTCGAG gtCTCCAAGGAGATCACTGAGTCCACGGAGGTCCCCAAGAAGGTCAAGAAGTAGAAGTCATCATCGAGAGGGCCATGGGTCTTCTAGTTTTGACCGAgaattagaaagagagaaagaacgtcAGCGACTAGAGCGTGAAgccaaagaaagggagaaagaaaggcgAAGATCCCGAAGTATCGATCGGGGATTAGAACGCAGGCGGAGCAGCAGAAGCAGGGAAAGGCATAGAAGTCGTAGTCGAAGTCGGGATAGGAAAGGGGACCGAAGGGACAGGGAtcgggaaagagagaaagaaaatgatagaggTAGAAGACGAGATCGTGACTATGATAAGGAAAGAGGCAATGAccgagaaaaggagagagagcgaTCGAGAGAACGGTCCAAGGAAAGGAGAAGTAGAGGTGAGGTagaagagaagaaacacaaagaagataaagatgaTAGGCGGCACAGAGATGACAAAAAGGattccaaaaaggagaaaaaacacagTAGGagtagaagcagagaaaggaaacacagaagtAGGAGTAGAAGTAGAAATGCAGGGAAacgaagcagaagcagaagcaaagagaaatcaagtaaacataaaaatgaaagtaaagaaaaatcaaataaacgaAGTAGAAGTGGCAGTCAAGGAAGAACTGACAGTgttgaaaaatcaagaaaacggGAACATAGCCCCAgcaaagaaaaatctagaaagcGTAGCAGAAGCAAAGAACGTTCCCACAAACGAGATCACAGTGATAGTAAGGACCAGTCTGACAAACACGATCGTCGAAGGAGCCAAAGTATAGAACCAGAGAGCcaagaaaaacaacataaaaacaaagatgagactgtgtga